One window of Kosakonia cowanii JCM 10956 = DSM 18146 genomic DNA carries:
- the tadA gene encoding tRNA adenosine(34) deaminase TadA, whose protein sequence is MSNPELTHEHWMRYALTLAKRAWEEGEVPVGAVLVHNNQVIGEGWNRPIGRHDPTAHAEIMALRQGGLVLQNYRLIDTTLYVTLEPCVMCAGAMVHSRIGQLVFGARDAKTGAAGSLMDVLHHPGMNHRIEFTEGVLRDECAAMLSGFFRQRRLEKKALKTGNA, encoded by the coding sequence TTGTCCAATCCCGAACTGACTCACGAACACTGGATGCGTTATGCGCTGACGCTGGCGAAGCGCGCCTGGGAAGAGGGCGAAGTGCCCGTGGGCGCAGTGCTGGTGCATAACAACCAGGTGATTGGCGAAGGGTGGAACCGCCCGATTGGCCGTCACGATCCCACCGCGCACGCGGAGATTATGGCGCTGCGCCAGGGCGGGCTGGTGCTGCAAAACTACCGGCTGATCGACACCACGCTCTATGTCACGCTGGAGCCCTGCGTGATGTGCGCGGGCGCAATGGTGCATAGCCGCATCGGGCAACTGGTGTTTGGCGCGCGTGATGCGAAAACCGGCGCGGCAGGGTCGTTGATGGATGTGCTCCATCATCCGGGTATGAATCACCGGATCGAGTTTACCGAAGGCGTGCTGCGCGATGAGTGCGCCGCGATGTTAAGCGGTTTCTTCCGCCAGCGTCGGCTGGAGAAGAAAGCCCTGAAAACCGGCAACGCCTGA
- the yfhb gene encoding phosphatidylglycerophosphatase C, with amino-acid sequence MATSERRVVFFDLDGTLHQQDMFGTFLRYLLRHHPLNALLVLPLLPVIGAGLLIKGRAARWPMSLLLWGCTFGHSERHLNALQQKFADWFRGHVTAFPVVQTRLTNYLAASDADIWLITGSPQSLVEQVYFDTPWLPRVNVIASQMTRGYGGWVLTLRCLGHEKVAQLERKIGTPLRLYSGYSDSKQDNPLLYFCQHRWRVTRRGELQQLE; translated from the coding sequence TTGGCTACCAGTGAACGCCGCGTTGTATTTTTTGACCTTGATGGAACATTACATCAGCAGGATATGTTCGGCACCTTTTTGCGTTATCTGCTGCGACATCATCCGCTCAATGCGCTGCTTGTGCTGCCGCTGTTACCGGTGATTGGTGCCGGGCTGCTGATAAAGGGCCGCGCCGCGCGATGGCCGATGAGCCTGCTGTTATGGGGCTGCACCTTTGGTCACAGCGAGCGCCATCTCAACGCCCTGCAGCAGAAATTCGCCGACTGGTTCCGCGGGCACGTCACGGCCTTTCCGGTGGTGCAGACGCGGTTAACCAACTATCTGGCCGCCTCGGATGCGGATATCTGGCTCATCACCGGCTCGCCGCAGTCGCTGGTTGAGCAGGTCTATTTCGACACGCCCTGGCTGCCGCGCGTCAATGTCATCGCCAGCCAGATGACCCGCGGCTACGGCGGTTGGGTGCTGACTCTGCGCTGCCTCGGGCATGAGAAAGTCGCGCAATTAGAGCGCAAAATCGGTACGCCGCTGCGTCTCTACAGCGGCTACAGCGACAGTAAACAGGACAACCCGTTGCTCTACTTCTGCCAGCACCGCTGGCGCGTTACGCGCCGTGGCGAACTGCAACAGCTTGAGTAG
- a CDS encoding MFS transporter: MTPAPRTTPRRALQIPAFRYLFSARLLTVLGNGIAPIALAFAVLDIGGSAADLGLVVAARSLFNVAFLLIGGVLADRYSRSRVMVLSSLVAALSQGAVAWLVLDGSASVMLLALLGTLNGAAAGIALPASSALVPQTVPVHLRREANALLQLGIYSGTVIGASLGGILTSAVGPGWGLAIDALGFAASAPLYYAIRVGTIKAAEAASNILQDLRDGWKEFASRPWVWSVVVQFTLINAAFSGIVMVLGPVIADSAFGRTQWGLIIAAQSIGLIVGSFLALRWRPKRDLFIGVVLMAFCAVPTWLLGQAAPAHWLMAAFFCAGIVFGLFGVAWAQSLQTHIPAEKLARVYAWDAMGSFIAIPVGELAAGPLAMHFGSETVLTTSALVVILACIGAGLVPAIRRLESAPQVKASGSGLSS; this comes from the coding sequence ATGACTCCAGCACCCCGCACAACGCCGCGACGCGCCTTACAGATCCCAGCCTTTCGCTACCTCTTTTCCGCCCGCCTGCTTACCGTGCTGGGCAACGGTATCGCGCCGATCGCGCTGGCTTTCGCGGTGCTCGATATTGGCGGCTCGGCGGCCGATCTTGGCCTTGTAGTGGCGGCACGCTCGCTGTTTAACGTCGCGTTTTTATTGATTGGCGGCGTGCTGGCGGATCGCTACTCCCGTAGCCGCGTGATGGTGCTCTCCTCTCTTGTCGCCGCCCTCTCACAGGGGGCGGTCGCCTGGCTGGTGCTTGATGGCTCAGCCAGCGTCATGTTGCTCGCCCTGCTTGGCACGCTGAATGGCGCGGCGGCGGGCATTGCCCTTCCCGCCTCCTCGGCGCTGGTACCGCAAACCGTGCCCGTTCACCTGCGCCGCGAAGCGAACGCACTGCTGCAGCTTGGGATTTACAGCGGGACGGTCATCGGTGCCTCGCTCGGCGGGATCCTGACCAGTGCGGTCGGCCCCGGCTGGGGGCTGGCCATTGATGCGCTCGGCTTTGCCGCCTCGGCACCGCTCTATTACGCGATTCGCGTCGGTACCATTAAGGCCGCAGAGGCGGCCAGCAATATCCTGCAGGATCTGCGCGACGGCTGGAAAGAGTTTGCCAGCCGTCCCTGGGTCTGGTCGGTGGTGGTGCAGTTCACCCTTATTAACGCCGCTTTCAGCGGAATTGTGATGGTGCTCGGCCCGGTGATTGCCGACAGCGCTTTTGGGCGAACCCAGTGGGGGCTGATTATCGCCGCGCAGAGTATAGGCCTGATTGTCGGCTCGTTCCTTGCGTTGCGCTGGCGGCCTAAACGCGATCTCTTTATCGGCGTGGTGCTGATGGCGTTCTGCGCCGTGCCTACCTGGCTGCTCGGCCAGGCGGCACCGGCACACTGGCTGATGGCAGCATTCTTTTGCGCCGGGATCGTCTTCGGCCTTTTCGGCGTGGCGTGGGCGCAGTCGCTGCAAACGCACATCCCGGCGGAGAAGCTGGCGCGGGTCTACGCCTGGGATGCGATGGGATCGTTTATTGCCATTCCGGTGGGCGAACTGGCAGCCGGGCCGCTGGCGATGCATTTTGGCAGCGAAACGGTGTTAACCACCTCGGCGCTGGTGGTGATCCTCGCCTGTATTGGCGCGGGTCTGGTGCCCGCAATCCGCCGTCTTGAGAGCGCGCCACAGGTGAAAGCGAGTGGCTCTGGCCTCTCCAGTTGA
- a CDS encoding MurR/RpiR family transcriptional regulator gives MNCLIRIRQRYPGLAQSDKKLAEFLLENPDRARHLSSQQLAAEAGVSQSSVVKFAQKMEFKGFPAMKLAISEALASNPNPYSVPVHNKIRGDDALRVVGEKLIKEYQSAMHASLDVNSEEKLLESVRLLRESRRIVLTGIGASGLVARNFGWKLMKIGLNAIVEQDMHALLAAVQALEPGDLLLPVSYSGERREINLAADEALRVGAKILAITGFTPNALQQRATHSLYTIAEEQATRSAAISSTSAQMMLTDLLFMALVQQDLEHAPERIRHSEELVKKLV, from the coding sequence ATGAACTGTTTGATCCGCATTCGCCAGCGCTATCCCGGCCTTGCGCAGAGTGATAAAAAGCTGGCGGAATTTCTGCTCGAAAACCCCGATCGCGCCCGCCATTTAAGCTCGCAGCAGCTGGCGGCGGAAGCGGGTGTCAGCCAGTCGAGCGTGGTGAAATTCGCGCAGAAGATGGAGTTCAAAGGCTTCCCGGCAATGAAGCTGGCGATCAGCGAAGCGCTGGCCAGCAACCCCAACCCCTACTCCGTACCGGTGCATAATAAAATTCGCGGCGATGACGCCCTGCGCGTGGTCGGCGAGAAGCTGATTAAAGAGTATCAGAGCGCGATGCACGCCTCGCTGGATGTGAACAGCGAAGAGAAGCTGCTGGAGAGCGTGCGCCTGCTGCGCGAATCGCGGCGCATCGTGCTGACCGGTATCGGCGCGTCGGGCCTGGTGGCGCGCAATTTTGGCTGGAAGCTGATGAAGATTGGCCTGAACGCCATTGTCGAACAGGATATGCACGCGCTGCTGGCGGCGGTGCAGGCGCTGGAGCCGGGCGATCTGCTGCTGCCGGTCTCCTACTCGGGCGAACGCCGCGAGATCAATCTGGCGGCTGACGAAGCGTTACGCGTCGGAGCAAAGATCCTCGCGATCACCGGTTTTACCCCCAATGCATTACAGCAGCGCGCGACCCATTCGCTCTACACCATTGCGGAAGAGCAGGCAACGCGCAGCGCGGCGATCTCCTCCACCAGCGCCCAGATGATGCTGACGGATCTGCTCTTTATGGCGCTGGTTCAGCAGGATCTGGAGCATGCCCCGGAGCGTATTCGCCACAGCGAGGAGCTGGTAAAAAAACTGGTTTGA
- a CDS encoding YfhL family 4Fe-4S dicluster ferredoxin translates to MALLITKKCINCDMCEPECPNEAISLGESIYEINSDRCTECVGHYDTPTCQKVCPIPNTILKDPAHQESEEQLWDKFVLLHHSDKI, encoded by the coding sequence ATGGCGCTGTTAATTACCAAAAAATGCATCAACTGCGATATGTGCGAGCCGGAGTGCCCGAATGAGGCGATTTCGCTCGGCGAGAGCATTTATGAGATTAACAGCGACCGCTGCACCGAGTGCGTGGGCCATTACGATACGCCGACCTGCCAGAAAGTGTGCCCGATCCCCAATACCATCCTGAAAGATCCGGCACATCAAGAGAGCGAAGAGCAGCTGTGGGATAAATTCGTGCTGCTGCACCACTCTGACAAAATCTAA
- the acpS gene encoding holo-ACP synthase: MAILGLGTDIVEIARIEAVVARSGDRLAKRVLSPNEWALYEAHQQPVRFLAKRFAVKEAAAKALGTGIRNGLAFNQFEVFNDELGKPSLRLWGEAEQLAERMGVRSVHVTLADERHYACATVIIES; the protein is encoded by the coding sequence ATGGCTATCTTAGGACTGGGCACAGATATCGTTGAGATCGCACGCATTGAAGCGGTGGTCGCCCGCAGCGGCGATCGGCTGGCGAAGCGCGTGCTCAGCCCTAATGAATGGGCGCTCTACGAGGCGCACCAGCAGCCGGTGCGCTTTCTCGCCAAACGCTTTGCGGTGAAAGAGGCGGCGGCAAAGGCGCTCGGCACCGGCATTCGCAACGGCCTCGCATTCAATCAATTCGAAGTGTTCAATGATGAGCTTGGGAAACCGAGCCTGCGCCTGTGGGGTGAAGCTGAGCAGCTGGCAGAGCGGATGGGCGTGCGTTCTGTGCACGTCACGCTGGCGGATGAACGCCACTACGCTTGTGCGACGGTGATTATCGAGAGTTAG
- the pdxJ gene encoding pyridoxine 5'-phosphate synthase: MAELLLGVNIDHIATLRNARGTAYPDPVQAAFIAEQAGADGITVHLREDRRHITDRDVRILRQTLHTRMNLEMAVTDEMLAIACETKPHFCCLVPEKRQEVTTEGGLDVAGQRDKMRDACQRLAQAGILVSLFIDADNAQIKAAAEVGAPYIEIHTGCYADAENEAAQAKELERIANAATYAASLGLKVNAGHGLTYHNVKAIAALPEMHELNIGHAIIGRAVMSGLKEAVAEMKRLMLEARA, from the coding sequence ATGGCTGAATTACTGTTGGGCGTAAACATCGATCACATTGCCACTCTGCGCAACGCGCGCGGCACCGCTTACCCGGATCCGGTGCAGGCGGCGTTTATCGCCGAGCAGGCAGGTGCCGATGGGATTACCGTCCATCTGCGTGAAGATCGTCGCCATATTACCGACAGAGATGTGCGTATCCTGCGCCAGACGCTGCACACGCGCATGAACCTTGAAATGGCTGTTACCGACGAGATGCTGGCGATCGCCTGCGAAACGAAGCCGCACTTCTGCTGTCTGGTGCCGGAAAAGCGCCAGGAAGTGACCACTGAAGGCGGGCTGGATGTGGCCGGTCAGCGCGACAAAATGCGCGATGCCTGCCAGCGCCTTGCGCAGGCGGGTATTCTGGTATCGCTGTTTATTGATGCCGACAACGCGCAGATCAAAGCCGCGGCAGAAGTGGGCGCGCCCTATATTGAAATCCACACCGGCTGTTACGCTGATGCTGAAAACGAGGCCGCGCAGGCGAAAGAGCTGGAGCGCATCGCCAACGCCGCGACCTATGCCGCCAGCCTCGGGCTGAAAGTCAATGCCGGTCACGGTCTGACCTACCACAACGTTAAAGCGATCGCCGCGCTGCCAGAGATGCACGAGCTGAATATTGGTCATGCCATTATTGGCCGTGCGGTGATGAGTGGCCTGAAAGAGGCGGTGGCGGAGATGAAACGTTTGATGCTGGAAGCGCGCGCATAA
- the recO gene encoding DNA repair protein RecO codes for MEGWQRAFVLHSRPWSETSLMLDVFTEESGRVRLVAKGARSKRSNLKGALQPFTPLLVRFGGRGEVKTLRSAEAVSLALPLSGITLYSGLYVNELISRVLEHETRFSELFFDYLHCIQALAGVSGSPEPVLRRFELALLGHLGYGVDFLHCAGSGEAVEDGMTYRYREEKGFIASVVVDNTTFTGRHLRALSEREFPDSDTLRAAKRFTRIALKPYLGGKPLKSRELFRQFVPKR; via the coding sequence ATGGAGGGATGGCAGCGTGCCTTCGTTCTTCATAGCCGTCCCTGGAGCGAAACCAGCTTAATGCTGGACGTCTTCACGGAAGAGTCCGGTCGTGTGCGCCTGGTTGCTAAAGGCGCACGCTCCAAACGTTCCAACCTCAAAGGCGCTTTGCAGCCCTTTACCCCTCTGCTGGTGCGCTTTGGCGGGCGTGGTGAAGTCAAAACCCTGCGCAGTGCCGAAGCGGTCTCGCTGGCGCTGCCGTTAAGCGGCATCACCCTCTACAGCGGTCTCTACGTCAATGAACTCATCTCCCGCGTGCTGGAGCATGAGACGCGCTTCTCCGAACTCTTTTTTGATTATCTGCACTGTATCCAGGCGCTGGCTGGCGTAAGTGGTTCGCCGGAGCCGGTGCTGCGCCGCTTTGAGCTGGCGCTGCTTGGCCATCTCGGTTACGGCGTCGATTTTCTGCACTGTGCGGGCAGCGGCGAGGCGGTGGAGGATGGCATGACCTATCGCTACCGCGAAGAGAAGGGCTTTATCGCCAGCGTCGTGGTCGACAACACCACCTTCACCGGGCGACACTTACGCGCGCTCTCCGAGCGGGAGTTTCCGGACAGCGACACGCTGCGTGCCGCAAAGCGCTTTACCCGCATCGCCCTGAAGCCGTATCTTGGAGGCAAGCCGCTCAAAAGCCGGGAGTTATTCCGGCAGTTTGTGCCTAAGCGCTAG
- the era gene encoding GTPase Era encodes MSTETENTYCGFIAIVGRPNVGKSTLLNKLLGQKISITSRKAQTTRHRIVGIHTEGAYQAVYVDTPGLHMEEKRAINRLMNKAASSSIGDVELVIFVVEGTRWTADDEMVLNKLRDARAPVILAVNKVDNVQEKADLLPHLQFLASQMNFLDIVPLSAETGMNVDTIASVVRKHLPEAIHHFPEDYVTDRSQRFMASEIIREKLMRFLGAELPYSVTVEIERFITNERGGYDINGLILVEREGQKKMVIGNKGAKIKTIGIEARKDMEEMFEAKVHLELWVKVKSGWADDERALRSLGYVDDL; translated from the coding sequence ATGAGCACTGAAACTGAAAACACCTACTGCGGATTTATCGCCATCGTTGGACGTCCCAACGTCGGCAAATCCACACTGCTGAACAAGCTGCTCGGGCAGAAGATCTCGATCACCTCCCGTAAAGCGCAAACCACGCGCCACCGTATCGTCGGCATCCATACCGAAGGGGCTTATCAGGCGGTCTACGTCGATACCCCGGGTCTGCATATGGAAGAGAAGCGCGCCATCAACCGCCTGATGAACAAAGCGGCCAGCAGCTCTATCGGCGACGTTGAGCTGGTGATCTTCGTCGTTGAAGGCACACGCTGGACGGCGGATGACGAAATGGTGTTGAACAAGTTGCGTGATGCCCGTGCACCGGTGATCCTTGCGGTGAACAAAGTGGACAACGTGCAGGAGAAGGCGGATCTGCTGCCGCACCTGCAGTTCCTGGCAAGCCAGATGAACTTCCTCGATATCGTGCCGCTCTCTGCGGAAACCGGCATGAACGTTGATACCATCGCCAGCGTCGTGCGCAAGCATCTGCCAGAAGCGATTCACCACTTCCCGGAAGATTACGTCACTGACCGCTCGCAGCGCTTTATGGCCTCTGAAATCATCCGCGAAAAGCTGATGCGTTTCCTTGGCGCAGAACTGCCGTACTCGGTCACCGTAGAGATCGAGCGCTTTATTACCAACGAGCGCGGCGGGTATGACATCAACGGCCTGATCCTCGTTGAGCGCGAAGGGCAGAAGAAGATGGTGATTGGCAACAAAGGCGCCAAAATCAAAACCATCGGTATCGAAGCCCGTAAAGATATGGAAGAGATGTTCGAAGCCAAAGTTCACCTTGAACTGTGGGTCAAAGTGAAATCGGGCTGGGCCGATGACGAGCGCGCGCTGCGCAGTCTCGGTTATGTCGACGATCTCTGA
- the rnc gene encoding ribonuclease III, which yields MNPIVINRLQRKLGYTFQHHDLLQQALTHRSASSKHNERLEFLGDSILSFVIANALYHRFPRVDEGDMSRMRATLVRGNTLAEIAREFELGECLRLGPGELKSGGFRRESILADTVEALIGGVFLDSDIQTVEQLILSWYQTRLDEISPGDKQKDPKTRLQEFLQGRHLPLPSYLVVQVRGEAHDQEFTIHCQVSGLSEPVVGTGSSRRKAEQAAAEQALKKLELE from the coding sequence ATGAACCCCATCGTAATTAATCGGCTTCAGCGGAAGCTGGGCTACACTTTTCAACATCACGATCTGTTGCAGCAGGCTTTAACTCACCGCAGCGCCAGTAGCAAACATAACGAGCGTCTCGAATTTCTCGGCGACTCGATTTTAAGTTTTGTGATCGCCAATGCCCTCTATCACCGTTTTCCACGCGTGGATGAAGGGGATATGAGCCGCATGCGCGCGACGCTGGTACGCGGCAATACGCTGGCGGAAATCGCCCGCGAATTTGAGCTGGGCGAGTGCCTGCGTCTCGGGCCGGGTGAGTTGAAAAGCGGCGGCTTTCGCCGTGAATCGATTTTAGCGGATACCGTAGAGGCATTGATCGGCGGCGTGTTCCTGGATAGTGACATCCAGACCGTTGAGCAATTGATCCTCAGCTGGTATCAGACACGCCTCGACGAAATCAGTCCTGGCGATAAACAAAAAGATCCGAAAACGCGCCTGCAGGAGTTCTTGCAGGGTCGCCATCTGCCGCTGCCCTCCTATCTGGTGGTGCAGGTGCGTGGCGAAGCGCACGATCAGGAATTTACTATCCACTGCCAGGTCAGCGGCCTGAGCGAACCGGTGGTTGGCACGGGTTCCAGCCGTCGCAAGGCGGAGCAGGCTGCCGCCGAACAGGCGCTGAAAAAACTGGAGTTGGAATGA
- the lepB gene encoding signal peptidase I: MANMFALILVIATLVTGFLWCLDKFIFAPKRRERQAAAQAATGDALDAKTLKKVGPKPGWLETGASVFPVLAIVLVVRSFIYEPFQIPSGSMMPTLLIGDFILVEKFAYGIKDPIYQKTLIETGHPKRGDIAVFKYPDDPRLDYIKRVVGLPGDKVSYDPVTKQVTVQPNCSSGQACGNALPVTYSNVEESDFVQTFGRRNGGEASSGFFQMAKGQSMADGVRLTERKETLGDVTHRILNVPIAQDQLGIYYRQQNQPLATWIVPPGHYFMMGDNRDNSADSRYWGFVPEANLVGRATAIWMSFEKQEGEWPTGVRLNRIGGIH, from the coding sequence ATGGCGAACATGTTTGCCCTGATCCTGGTGATCGCGACGCTGGTGACAGGTTTTTTATGGTGCCTGGATAAGTTTATTTTTGCACCGAAACGCCGGGAGCGTCAGGCCGCTGCGCAGGCAGCGACGGGCGATGCGCTTGATGCGAAGACGCTGAAAAAAGTTGGCCCGAAACCGGGCTGGCTGGAGACGGGGGCTTCGGTTTTCCCGGTGCTGGCGATTGTGCTGGTGGTGCGTTCATTTATCTATGAACCCTTCCAGATCCCGTCAGGCTCGATGATGCCAACGCTTTTGATCGGCGATTTTATTCTGGTGGAGAAGTTTGCCTACGGCATTAAAGATCCTATCTACCAGAAAACGCTGATCGAAACCGGTCATCCGAAACGTGGCGACATCGCGGTGTTTAAATATCCGGACGATCCACGCCTCGATTACATCAAGCGCGTGGTCGGCCTGCCGGGCGATAAAGTGAGCTACGATCCGGTGACGAAACAGGTTACCGTGCAGCCAAATTGCAGTTCCGGCCAGGCGTGCGGCAATGCGCTGCCTGTCACCTACAGCAATGTGGAAGAGAGCGATTTTGTGCAGACCTTTGGCCGTCGTAACGGCGGCGAAGCGAGCAGCGGCTTCTTCCAGATGGCGAAAGGGCAGAGCATGGCAGACGGCGTGCGTCTCACCGAGCGTAAAGAGACGCTGGGCGACGTCACGCACCGTATTCTCAACGTGCCCATCGCGCAGGATCAGCTCGGTATTTACTACCGTCAGCAGAACCAGCCGCTGGCCACCTGGATTGTGCCGCCGGGTCACTACTTCATGATGGGTGACAACCGCGATAACAGCGCAGACAGCCGCTACTGGGGCTTTGTGCCGGAAGCGAATCTGGTTGGCCGCGCGACGGCAATCTGGATGAGTTTCGAGAAACAGGAAGGTGAATGGCCGACAGGCGTGCGCCTGAATCGTATCGGCGGAATTCATTGA
- the lepA gene encoding translation elongation factor 4 has protein sequence MKNIRNFSIIAHIDHGKSTLSDRIIQICGGLSDREMAAQVLDSMDLERERGITIKAQSVTLDYKATDGETYQLNFIDTPGHVDFSYEVSRSLAACEGALLVVDAGQGVEAQTLANCYTAMEMDLEVVPVLNKIDLPAADPERVAEEIEDIVGIDATDAVRCSAKTGVGVPDVLERLVRDIPPPEGDPDAPLQALIIDSWFDNYLGVVSLVRIKNGTMRKGDKIKVMSTGQVYNADRLGIFTPKQIDRTELKCGEVGWLVCAIKDILGAPVGDTLTAARNPADKALPGFKKVKPQVYAGLFPVSSDDYENFRDALGKLSLNDASLFYEPESSTALGFGFRCGFLGLLHMEIIQERLEREYDLDLITTAPTVVYEVQTTNKEVIYVDSPSKLPPLNNIEELREPIAECHMLLPQEFLGNVITLCIEKRGVQTNMVYHGKQVALTYEIPMAEVVLDFFDRLKSTSRGYASLDYNFKRFQASNMVRVDVLINGDRVDALALITHNDNAPYRGRELVEKMKELIPRQQFDIAIQAAIGNHIIARSTVKQLRKNVLAKCYGGDVSRKKKLLQKQKDGKKRMKQVGNVELPQEAFLAILHVGKESK, from the coding sequence ATGAAGAATATTCGTAACTTTTCGATCATCGCTCACATCGACCACGGTAAATCGACGCTGTCTGACCGTATTATTCAGATTTGCGGTGGTCTCTCCGATCGCGAAATGGCAGCCCAGGTGCTGGACTCCATGGATCTCGAGCGCGAACGCGGCATTACCATTAAAGCCCAGAGCGTGACGCTGGATTACAAAGCCACCGACGGCGAAACCTATCAGCTGAACTTTATCGACACCCCGGGCCACGTTGACTTCTCCTACGAAGTTTCCCGCTCGCTGGCCGCCTGTGAAGGTGCGCTGCTGGTGGTTGACGCAGGCCAGGGCGTGGAAGCGCAGACGCTGGCGAACTGCTACACCGCGATGGAGATGGATCTGGAAGTGGTGCCGGTCTTGAACAAAATCGACCTGCCGGCGGCCGATCCTGAGCGCGTGGCGGAAGAGATTGAAGATATCGTCGGCATCGACGCCACCGATGCGGTGCGCTGCTCGGCGAAAACCGGCGTTGGCGTACCGGATGTTCTTGAGCGCCTGGTGCGCGACATTCCGCCGCCGGAAGGCGATCCTGACGCTCCGCTGCAGGCGCTGATCATCGACTCCTGGTTCGATAACTACCTCGGCGTGGTCTCGCTGGTGCGTATCAAAAACGGCACCATGCGCAAAGGCGACAAAATCAAAGTGATGAGCACCGGCCAGGTCTATAACGCTGACCGCCTTGGTATCTTCACGCCGAAGCAGATCGACCGTACCGAACTGAAGTGCGGCGAAGTGGGCTGGTTAGTCTGCGCCATCAAAGACATTCTCGGCGCGCCGGTAGGGGATACCCTGACCGCTGCCCGCAATCCGGCAGACAAAGCGCTGCCCGGCTTTAAAAAGGTGAAACCGCAGGTTTACGCCGGTCTCTTCCCGGTCAGTTCCGACGACTACGAGAACTTCCGTGACGCCCTCGGCAAGCTGAGCCTTAACGATGCCTCCCTGTTCTACGAACCGGAAAGCTCCACCGCGCTCGGCTTCGGTTTCCGCTGCGGCTTCCTCGGCCTGCTGCATATGGAGATTATCCAGGAGCGTCTGGAGCGTGAATACGATCTTGACCTCATCACCACGGCACCAACCGTAGTGTATGAAGTGCAGACCACCAACAAAGAGGTGATCTACGTCGACAGCCCCTCCAAGCTGCCGCCGCTGAACAACATCGAAGAGCTGCGCGAGCCGATCGCCGAGTGTCATATGCTGCTGCCGCAGGAGTTCCTCGGTAACGTCATTACCCTCTGCATCGAGAAACGCGGTGTGCAGACCAACATGGTTTACCACGGTAAACAGGTGGCGCTGACCTACGAAATCCCGATGGCAGAAGTGGTGCTCGACTTCTTCGACCGTCTGAAGTCCACCTCGCGCGGCTACGCCTCGCTGGATTACAACTTCAAACGCTTCCAGGCCTCCAACATGGTGCGCGTTGACGTGCTGATCAACGGCGATCGCGTCGATGCGCTGGCGCTGATCACCCACAACGATAACGCGCCGTATCGCGGTCGCGAGCTGGTCGAGAAGATGAAAGAGCTGATCCCGCGTCAGCAGTTTGATATCGCGATTCAGGCGGCGATTGGCAACCACATCATTGCCCGCTCAACCGTGAAACAGCTGCGTAAAAACGTGCTGGCGAAGTGCTATGGCGGTGACGTCAGCCGTAAGAAGAAGCTGTTGCAGAAACAGAAAGACGGTAAGAAACGCATGAAGCAGGTTGGTAACGTTGAGCTGCCGCAGGAAGCGTTCCTCGCCATTCTCCATGTTGGCAAAGAGAGCAAATAA
- the rseC gene encoding SoxR-reducing system protein RseC: MIKEWATVVSWQHGQALVECDVKASCSSCASRAGCGSRVLNKLGPQTTHTIAVPCAEPLEPGQKVELGIAESSLLGSAVLVYMTPLLGLFVMGALFQTLFGNDMAAFSGAVLGGIGGFLLARGLSPKLATRSEWQPIILSVGLPPNLIRVDDASAESRP; the protein is encoded by the coding sequence ATGATTAAAGAGTGGGCAACCGTCGTCTCCTGGCAGCATGGCCAGGCGCTGGTCGAGTGTGACGTGAAAGCCTCATGCAGCAGCTGTGCCTCGCGCGCCGGCTGCGGCAGCCGCGTACTCAACAAGCTTGGCCCGCAAACTACGCACACCATCGCTGTACCCTGCGCTGAGCCGCTGGAGCCGGGGCAGAAAGTGGAGCTGGGTATTGCGGAGAGCAGCCTGCTTGGCTCTGCAGTATTAGTCTATATGACCCCTCTGCTTGGCCTGTTTGTAATGGGCGCACTGTTCCAGACGCTGTTCGGCAACGATATGGCGGCGTTTAGCGGCGCCGTGCTGGGCGGTATCGGCGGTTTTCTGCTGGCGCGTGGTCTCTCGCCAAAGCTCGCCACCCGTAGCGAATGGCAGCCAATAATCCTTAGCGTCGGCCTGCCGCCGAACCTTATTCGCGTCGATGACGCATCCGCTGAAAGCCGCCCCTGA